TCAGCGTTAGACGTTTTAGGTCATTCTTTTGGTCTTGATAGTATTGGCGCAACCGGCTGGAACAGCATTAACAAGCATCGCTCACAGCATAGCATGTCTGCTATCGGTTCTGGTCAGGCAAGCGGAACAGGCTCAGTGGCCTCGCCTGAGCTGACTCCCATCGGCACTCAGCCTGCAAACGTTCGCCATTCTCTGGACGGCGCGAAGCTCTTCCAGGAGAGCGCAGCCGGTTCTGCTGACGCGACCCCAAGTTCCGTCATGTCGCCCGCTATCAGCAACATCTTGGCCAGCCCCCCGAAACTCCAGCAGTCGTTTTCCGCCAACGACGTTCCGACCCTCAAGTCTACGAACGGTCAGTCTAACAATAACCACGCCCAGCAGCACTTCCATAACCACAACGCCGGCCTTGGCCGTATTCCCGCTGGTGCCATGGCTGCGCGCCATACACGTGAGCTTTCTGGTGATACCGGCTTGACGAACGGCCGTGATAACGGCGGTTACCCTTCCATCACCTCGACTTTACACGCCAATGCTGCACCCTTCGGGCCTGTTGCCCCCCAGCAGCAGACCTCTGCTACAGTCAACACGGGCTTGACCTCGACGGCACCAGCGATGCCCTATCCCTACTACCCACCGGGCCCCAACTATACCCCTCCTGGCAATAACGCTGGATACGGAAACCTGCCCATGATGATGCAGAACATGTCTGttggcaacaacaacaatccaTCAGCCATGTATGCCCCTCAAAACTATACGGGATATGGCGCGTTGTACAACGGGGGCGGAAGCCCCAGGCAGCCCCACGATAGTCAGGCCCGTGTTATCCAGAGCCGCCGTGCAATGGACGGTGAAGGTGAGCATATCGCAACTCCCAGATCTTGCCAGACTGCTAACTTTCCTATGGCAGCCATGTCTCGCTTCAACAACCTGCCTCTCGAGCAGGTTGTCGGCACCATTTACACACTTTGCAAGGACCAGCATGGCTGTCGTTACCTAcagaagaagctggacgaTCGTAACGAGGAACAGATCCACATGATCTGGCTTGAGACCAACCAACATGTGATCGAGCTGATGACCGATCCTTTCGGCAACTACCTCTGCCAGAAGCTTCTCGAGCTCTGCAGTGAAGACGAGCGCACTGTCCTCATTCGAAATGCAACACCCGATATGGTCCGCATCGCGTTGAATGCTCATGGCACCCGAGCCCTCCAGAAAATGATCGATTCTGTCAGCTCGCCTGTTCAGATCAACCTTATCATTGAGGCTCTTCGCAACCGCGTCGTTGAGCTCATTCAAGATCTTAACGGCAATCACGTCATTCAGAAATGTCTGAACAAGCTCGATGCCACCGATGCCAGCTTCATCTTTGATGCAGTTGGACAGAACTGCGTTGAAGTTGGCACTCATCGCCACGGCTGCTGCGTTCTTCAGCGCTGCATCGATCACGCCGATGGATCCAAGAAGATTTGGCTTATTGAGCGTATCACAGCCAATGCCGTTACCCTCGTCCAGGACCCCTTCGGCAACTACGTTGTTCAGTACATCATCGACTTGAACGAGCCGAGCTTTACTGAGCCCCTTGTACGCCAGTTCCTCGGCCGGATTCCCCAGCTGTCGAAGCACAAGTTCAGTTCCAATGTGGTTGAGAAGTGCCTGCGTTGTGCTTCTCCTAACTCCAAGGACATGATCGTCAGCGAGATTATGTCGCAGAATGAGATCAAGCAGCTTATGCAAGACTCGTATGGCAACTACGTTGTCCAAACTGCACTGGACTATGCCACCCCGGGAATGAAGCACCAGCTGGTTGAGGCCATCCGTCCTCATCTGCCTGCTGTCCGCGCGACTCCTTACGGCCGCCGCATCCAGGCCAAAGTCCAGACTTACGACAACCAAATCCAGAGCGGCACGAGCAACAGTGGTCAAGCGACTCCTGCGGATCCGGCAAGCGGCCAGATTCCTCTCCGCCCTGCGCAACACAACCGTGCCATGTCCAACAACACGTCAATCCTTAATGCCGGCGGAGTAGGAAATGGCGCGAACAGCatcaacggcggcggcaacggaCGTCCTTTGGGAGCTGTGTTCCCCGCAAGCAACATGATCACGGTTCCACCTCCTGCAGCGCAGTCTCAGATCCAGGCCATTCATCCTCAGAACGCgaaccagcaacagcattTTTCTCCCGCTGGTGGCGCTCCGGCTGAGAATGGCCAGAACTGGGTCTAAGCCGTGATGCGGTGCGATGCGTCTTGGCAAGGAAGACAGCAAAAAGGTGTGATTGTATGATGAGAGGCGAAGATACATTTCGAACGGCATGGCTTTAACTTATCCGCCCGCTTGGTTTGGGAGTTTTCTTCCGCGGACGGCTTTGACTTCGTTATTCTCTTAACGCCGTTAACGGTGCTGGGCGAAGTTTCCAACAAACAAATAATTTGCCAAGataaagagacaagagagatctttttccttctttttttctgatCTGgtctgatctgatctgataTGGTATTGTCGGTAACGTTCAATACTGGTTGGTATTGGGGAACGGTTTTTATTTATCAGCGAACTGTGTTTCGGACaggcgacgatggcgatCTAAAATGGAAGAGGGAgacaggaagagagagagaggaattTCTTCGAGCTTAAgcaatctttttttttgctttgttgTACACTACGTATCTCAAGCTCGGAATCTCGATTCTTGATAGtgggaagatgaggaggtaCCATAGGTAGCTTTCGGTCAGGTTGCCATACGTAGCCTACATAGAGCTTTTTCAAGGTTAATATTCGAATCTTCCGTTCCGTTGGTTCCTACTTTCTTGGGTTGTCGTTTTGTCTTGGAATTCCTCCGTGACTCCGTCTTGTTGCACATCTCTTGAGATTCACATGGTGTTGCCCTTTCCTCTTAGCCAGGTGTAGTCATTAATGAGGCTGACGACACCTCCCATCCCACAAAGGCGACCGAAGATAGGTCACAGTTAATAGCTGGCGTACCGGGCTCCTAATCTAGGTAACAACATATTCACCGCTTACTATGCAAAGAAAGGTTCCAGACTGCTGAGATATTATTGGCCGATTGTTTTCAGCAGAACGAGCTTGACTGAGTTCACTGGTTGATCGAGCTTTTTGCTGTCCTCCAGCCTAGCCATCCGCCCTTTCCATGTGACGACCCGTATCGTGATCATTACCCCCTTACCGTGTAGACATACCGATCTATCGATTTAGCTATCTATCTATCCAACGAAGAATAGCGGAACCCACACAGAGCTCGATACATACGGTGGGTAGGTCTAGAAGGTTTTTGAACCCACAAATCGAAACAGACAGACTGGCTGAGTAAAGTCAGACAACAAATACCTTTTAAAAGCCGTacgggaaggaaggaagtaGTCGAAAAGTTGAGAGGGTACTGTACTGAAAAAAGGGGTAAAAAAAGGTCGTCCGAAGCCGCCTTCGCGAAGAAAGGTTCGAACCTAACCGCTGCTACTAAGGAGGGACCAAAATCCGGACAAAGGTAGCGAGCGACCCATTTGAACGACTGCGTCATCCTTAATACTGTAGCTCCCATACACAGACGTTAAGTTAAGTACACTACCATACTACGGAGTCGGTCCCGGGTAGAGTTAGGCAGGTAGCTACCAGATTTGATCTTGGCTCCTCAGTGTCTCAAATGTATTAACCAACCTAACCTAACTGGAGTTTCTACTTGCCGGTGGTATGAATGAGCCTGGAGCCGGACCCGGCACCTAGTCTACTGTGTATACTTGTAGGTACGGCATACCATTCATTCACTTCATACATAGAACGTatgagaagggaagaaatgCGTTAGAACCATGACAACTGCAttcatcgtcgtccatgTTCATATAGGTATATGCGAGGGGCAGGGAGTATTGGTAGTAAAATGGAGAGACAAAAGAAGAATTCCTTATTGTCAGTGTAAGGCAGGATAGTAAGTAGATAGTCACCGACTTGAGTGTTGGCATACCGCAAAGGTGGTGCCGTTGTCCATCATTTGGTCTACAGATAACCAACCATGTTGACATTGCTGGCCTACGAAGAGGCGTTTCTCGTACATATGCGAAAATCACGATCACACGCTCGTAAAGTCATATCACCTAcgcattcattcattcaagTGCAGGATTTGTTCCCTTACCCGCTTTGTCGCCACCACACACGCTGCTGAATGACAAACAGGTCTAGAACACGCAAAACGAATTTGACGGAGAAAAGCATTCGACGAAAAGGGGTTGGTCACCAGAATTTGGGAGGCCATTGGATTTGGAGATTTGACCATCTTGAAGCTCGTGAAGTTGATTCGAGCACAGGAACCCGAGGAACACTATCActtggaaaagaagaatcaGCCCATAGGTAAAGTTCACTTGATTCATTGGCAGCGAACTGTAAGAGAAAAAAGATATGGGAATCACAAAGTACGATGATCATCAGAATGTCATTAAAAAGACAGAGGTATCATATGCAGCACCCGAAAATGCGTTCAGTAGTCCATTTTGGTGAGCTAGCTGGATTTTCCACAACTCCACGCCGACGTTTCACCCTTCTTTCCGTTGTGTCCCAGCGCTGATTTGCACTCAAGAAATCGTCGCTGTTGACGAGACCATGAAGAGGAGCAGGACAACCAGACGTTGCCTGGATTCCCAAAGACCCAGCCAAAGAGCGTGCCAATGAGCAGAACAGCCAGATCCAACACCAGATCCCGTAGACTACGGATCTCGTGGGCGACCCGTTTACCGGTAGCGccagagggagagggtgttgtGGCGCTTCCAGGTCTTTCTGCGGCCAGCGCGGGTCTTGTTGTAACGGTGACCCTTGTTGAGACCGCGCGAGCGCTTGCCGGTGGCGGTGAGGCCACGGGACTCGCGGTGCTTGTGGACGGGGTTGACGATCCAGTTGATGCGGGGATCGCGGCGGATGGCCTTGTGCTGGGGGTCGACAAGGATAACCTCGTAGTACTTGTAGGTGGAGTCCTGGTTGATCCAGTAGGAGTTGAGGACGCGGAGGTTGGCGCAGCGGCGGCCGACACGCTCCTCGGCGGTGGACTTGAGGGAGCGCTGGTACTTGAGCTGGTTCACACCCTGGTTGGTGGGCTTGCCTGTAGGGAGTTGTTAGCGAACTGAATTGGGCACCATCGCAAACTCTGCTATGGAGAAAACGTACCGTAGGTGGCACCCTTGGGGACGGGCTTCTTGCGGCCACCGCGACGGACACGGACGCGGTAGATGACATAGCCCTGCTTGGCCTTGTAGCCGAGGCGGCGGGCCTTGTCGGGGCGGCTGGGTCTCGAGGCCCGGTGGATGACGTTCAACTGGCGAAGCTATATTGATGCACTCTCAGCAAATGTTCAACGAGTGTATAGCAAGAACGGTGGCTCGGAAAATTTCGGCGCGGTCCCCCAGATTGACAGAAACGAGTGTTTGAGTGAGTTCGCGGGGGGCGGATGAATCCTCTCGTAGAACTCGCTCTCCCACTATTCCCATCAGACAGGTTCTCTCGCCAAAAAGGCCGACCGTCCACAAATATTCTTCGGCAACCGTTCTCGATCGGTGGATGCTTTGTTTCAACTAACCTCCCAGCAGCGAAcgcgaagaaggaagcgaaCGACGtcgctctgcttcttcttctgaagCTCTTCGAGGTATTTGAGGGCACCCATTTTGACTCTGCAAACACCAAATGTCGTCGGTTAGTCGCTGGctgcaaaaaagaaaaagaagaacaaaaggaGCGACAGAATTACAGCTCTTGCGAAAAGAGAGTAAAGCGGATTCGATAGCGGACGGAAAATGATAAGGGCGCGTACGTACCAGACCCCGAGGTTGATTCCTGCGTTAGTGAAGTCGACGGAAAGATCACCAGCGGAAAGTTCAAAAATTTCGAGGAATTGGATGTTGTGAGGGAGAGGAGCAAAGCCCTAACTGCGTGCCGCCTGGCAACTAGTCCTAATTGGGCTAGCGTACAGTGGCTCGTGCACTCCAGCCCC
This DNA window, taken from Sordaria macrospora chromosome 5, complete sequence, encodes the following:
- a CDS encoding 60S ribosomal protein eL15, coding for MGALKYLEELQKKKQSDVVRFLLRVRCWELRQLNVIHRASRPSRPDKARRLGYKAKQGYVIYRVRVRRGGRKKPVPKGATYGKPTNQGVNQLKYQRSLKSTAEERVGRRCANLRVLNSYWINQDSTYKYYEVILVDPQHKAIRRDPRINWIVNPVHKHRESRGLTATGKRSRGLNKGHRYNKTRAGRRKTWKRHNTLSLWRYR